DNA from Sulfurimonas gotlandica GD1:
TTTAGCTTCATCTCTTGTTTGAGCATAACCTATGCCGCTGATATCTGCATATATGATGCTTCCTAGTAAGAAACTAAATGAGAGTATTGTTTTTTTCATTTTACTTAGCCCCTATATTAAAATCTGTACCATACATACTACTCTGTGGCATTTGTCTATATCCCCATTTCTTTTTAGTTCTATCTGGCAAAGTTTGTTCTACATAATCATTTAGCTCATTAATAGTTATTTTATTATCTTGGTTATATCCTTTACCCTTGAGTGCTTCAATTAATGTATATGTAAATACTCCATGACCTTTATATCCCTCTAATGCTACTTGACTTTTGCTACTTGCATGTTAAATGCGTTCATGTTTATTCCTACAACAATATTCTCATACTTTTTTCCGTTGTAAAACTTCACCACTTCACGCACTATTTCTAAGTTGTAACCTTTTTCCTGAAGTGTTTTTTTTACATCTTCCAATGATGTGTCGGGGTGTAGATCTTCAACCATATATTTTACATTCGCTTGTAATTGTGTAAAAAGTGTAAAGCTCAAGAGTAGTGCCAATAGTGAGATTTTTTTCATGTGATTAACCTTCTTTTTTAGTATGTTAATGAAATAATACTTAAACTGAACTAATATTTCTATTTTTAACTTAGCTCTATAATTTTTTTAGAAAAAGTTTATACTTGGACTATTCAAAACTTCTTGTTTGTCATTAATAATATACTTAAATTTATATTCTATTGAATAAACTCTTATATTTGGAACAATTTTTACTCACAGAATTCTTGTTCCAAATAGACTTGAATTTTTGAACATGTTCCATAAGGTACAGGTTATGGAACTCACAATATATTTAAATTGTATTTTATTTTTTAATATTAGGTATTTCTGTTGGCTCACTAAAATAAAAACCTTGAGAATAATCAATTCCCATATCTTTTACTATAGACTCTATAGTTTCATCTTTTACAAACTCTGCTATCGTTTTCATATTCATCTTTTTTGCAAAGTCCACAATAGTTGAGACAACTGCTCTTGTATCAAAATCAGTATCAAGATTTTTAATCATAGAACCATCTAATTTAATATAGTCTGCTTTAAGTTGTAATAAGTATTCAAAGTTAGAATAACCAGTTCCAAAATCATCTATAGCTATTTTACAGCCACACTCTTTTACTTCTCTAATAAAATCCAACACTGTGTCAAAATTATCTATACCTTCAGATTCAACTATCTCAAATACTACCCTGTTGCCAATTTTATACTCTTCTAACTTTTGAAATAAAAACTCTTTTAAAGAGTCATCCATAATATCTTGAATAGTTAAATTTACTGAAAATTCAGCATCTGAATCTTTAAATACTTCAAATGATTGTGTAATAACAATTTTAGTTATTTCTATATAATTTTTTGTTCTTTTTGCAATATCAAGGAAAAAGTATGGTGAGATAACTTTACCATCTTCATCTATCATTCTTATCAGAGACTCATACTTCTCCCACTTCTGTGTGTGATTATTAACGATTGGTTGATAAAAGGCTACCAATCTATCTTCTTTAATCGCATTTTTTAGCTTTTTAGTCCAATTTAGATTATTTTCATACTCTTTATCTAGTGTTAAAGATTTATTGTAGATTAAAAGGTTTTTACGCTCTCTTCTAGCTATTTTCATGGACATATCAGCTGTTGTAAAAAGAGTGTTTTTATCATCTTCAAATGATAATACAGCTGTCATTTGTAAAGATATTTCTTCATCTTGTATCATAAAGTCTTTTGCAGATATTTCATCAACTATACTATAAATTTTTCCAATAAAAGTATCTCTATCATCTATATAATTTAACACTGCAAACTCATCGCCTTGTATTCTATATAGGCTTTTATTTTTAATACCAAAAAAATAATCACTCAATCTGTTTGCAAATTCAATAATAACAAAATCACCAAACCTATGCCCATAGAAGTCATTAACTTCTCTAAAATTATCTATATTAATCAGTGAAAGTGATAATGAAGTTGATTTAGAATCTCTAATATCATTTATAAGTTTAAATCTGTTTCCTAAACCAGTTAAAGTATCAGTTTGTGAGCTTCTTTCAATTTCATCACGCTGATTGATTAATTCTGTAATATCATGACGTATCGCAACATACTCTATAATCTCTCCATCATTATCAAGAATAGGACTGATATTAGTATCTACCCAATAATATCCTCCATCTTTAGTTCTATTTTTTACAGTAGCTTTCCAAGTCTTCTTTTCTTGTATAGTGTCCCATAAATCCTTAAATATTGAACTGTCATTATCAGGGTGTCTAATTATGTTATGAGGTTTACCTATAACTTCTTCTCTTGTATAACCTGTTGTTTTACAAAAGTTGTCATTTACATATATTATATTACCATGTAAATCACTTTTTGAAACAAGATTACCCTCATTCGTAACATTCTGAAAGCTTTCAAAAAAAGATATACTGTTTTTTAACTCTTTAGTAGTATTGATTAGGTTGATATTTGCACTGTCAACCTCTTCAATCTCTTTTTGATACTCAGTATATAAAAAGTAAAATGCTATTATGTATGCTGAGAGTCTAAGTACATGCCATAACCACCATTGAATATCCCACACAACAGATGATACAAATAAAATACCTGCTATACCAAATAGCATTGAAAGACCCGCAAAAAGTATATCTTCGATCTCTTGAGTTTTTGAATAAATTATTAAAAATTTTATAGATGCTATAAAAAATCCTATACCACCAATAACATTTAGAATATTTGCTGTTGTAGTAAATGTTTTATCATGATTAATCATTTCTGGTATATATTGTGAAAAGACAATAGACAAAATAGAGATTAAAATAGAAAAAACAATGAATACAATTGGTATGAAATTATATGTTTTTTTACTTACTTCTATCTCTTTTAGCCACACACTTATAAAAAATATACCACCAAAAAATACAGCTACACTATGCAACCAAACAAACATTTTTCCAGGCATCACAGATGCATGAAAAATATCTATTATTCCCATTGCAAGAAGTGCTGTAGTAGCCCAATTAAAGTGAGTTAAAACAGATTGCTTTCTATACTTCATATAAAATATAATTGAGATAACTACTGCTATAACTCCACCAGCTACTTCTAGTCCAGAGTGAATTGGAATACTTATAAAGGTTATAGGGACATATCTATTTAACAATTGTCCAAGTATTATTGGTATTGCTATTGTTGAAAATATAACTAAAATTATATTATTTCTTGTATTTGCCATCTCAATTCCTTGTAATATATTGTTTTATATATCTTTGTCAGTATGTTTATTTATACAAACTTTATTGCGACCATTCTCTTTTGCTTGATAGAGTAAATCATCTGCCATTTTATAAACTTGGGCTTCATCTACTATATCTTGTGCTTTTAAACAAACTAATCCCACAGAAGCAGTCACAAAACTGCTTGCACTATTACCTTTATGTTCTATTTTTAAATCTTCAATTGATTCTCTTAACTTATTGGCAATAATCTCTGCTTTTTGTTTACTATCTGATTTAAAAAGCACTCCAAACTCTTCTCCGCCAAGTCTAAAACAGTAATCGTCATCTCGTTTTAAATTATTTGTAAGTACAGTAGCTAAGTCTATTAATACTCCATCTCCCATTTGATGCCCATATGTATCATTATATTGTTTAAAGTGGTCTACATCCATTATTAGAAAACATACAAGTTCATTATTTCGTCTGCTTGTTTTAATGATTTGGGGAAATAGATTATCAAAATGTCTTCTATTATATATATTTGTTAAACCATCCGTTATTGAGATCTTCTCTATCATTTTTTTATCACTAATATCTTGTCTTATAGCTGTAAATCCAATATGTTCATTATCATTATTATACTTTGGTGAAATAGATGTCTTTACCCAATAGTAATCACCTGATTTTTTTCTATTTTTTATTTCACCACTCCATGTCTTACCTGATTTTATAGTATTCCACATATCCTCGTATATAGATTTAGGCATATCTGGATGCCTTACTATGCTGTGTGATTGTCCAATTAACTCAACTTTAGAATAGCCACTTATTTGAGCAAAAGCTTCTGAAGCATAGGTAATATTACCTTTTAAATCTGTAGAAGAGGTAATGATGTTTTTGTCAACTAATCTAACATACTCTTTAATTTCAGCATGCGCTTTTTTTTGAATATTATTTTTATAAATGAAGAAGAATATGATTGCTATTAAAATTAAAACCATAATTTCAGATATTATAAGGAGTGTTATATTCTTTCGATAGTTATTATATTCATTTTGTCTTTTTTCAAGCAATTTAAATTCTGCTTTAGTAAATTGCTTAACATATTTTCGAATATCATCCATATACTTTTTACCGATATCATTTTTTACTAAATCAAACGATTTATCTATCTTTTTATCTTTTGCATATTTAATAGTAGTGGCTAGCTCATCGAGTTTTAGATTCATTGATTCTTTAATGAAATCTAATCGCTTTTGCTGTGAAAGATTATCTGAAGTTAATTGTTTTAATTGATCAAAACTATTTTTCGCTTTAGATAAACCTAAAATATATGGTTCTAAATAATCATCCTTTAATGTTAAGAGATAACCTCTTTGACCAGTTTCTATATCTTTCATAGCACTAATGTAAATATTCGCTTCATGTATCACTTCATGAGTATGTTCAACCCAATTTAGTTTTTCTTGTCCAATTTTTTTATATTCCAAGATTAAATAGACATTACCGACAATAATAATTGGTACACTAATTAATAATAACAATTTTAAAATTTTCATGATTGACACCTTTTAATAGTTATTTATTGCTTTTTAAATTATATTTAAAAGGATATCATAAATATGAAATTTTACATATTCTCTTATATTTGGAACAGAAATATCAATAACAAGTTCTATGTGTTCCATAAAGTGTTCAAAAAGTAAAAACTGAAAAATTCCACAAACTCTAAGGACTTATGGAACAAAAAATGTGAGATATTGAACCATATATTTAAAGCTTAATCCAATCGCTTGATAGTATTTTATCAGACTGACATGGAGTTTCTAACATCCCAAAGAGCTAGAAAGTAGATTCATAACTGTTTAACCTTCAAGAAACTCTTTTTAAACTCAGCTTTTTTCTTGGCTTCATCTTCCTCGTGATATCTTCTGCCAAATGTTAAATCTACAACTAAAAAAAGCACCAAAGTAGTAAATGCTGAAAAAGCTATCATCCCAATTTGGATATGTTCCATAGTGAGTCCTTCATCTTTTATTTAGCACTATTGTATCACAAGGGGCACTATTTATATAAATATATATCCTCTAATAATTCACTCTTATTTAAAGTAAAAAAATCGCTTGATTATTTGACCGATATTGAATATTATATAGCAACAAAGAAGGAGAGGTAAGATGAAGTTACTTATGAACAAAGAGGTGTTTTATGTATTGGTTGGTAGCATGGAAATGGTTGACTATACTTTTAAGGTGTTAGAGCATGCGAGAGCTCTTATATAGTTATGGAGTGGTTAGCAGGTATGTATCAGGATTGGATACTGTCTATTAAATACTCAGGAATAAGAGAGTTTGTTGAGTCGTTGCCAGAACAAATGCCAACAGCACTTGATGCGCTTGTGTTTGTGATATTTATTAGTACTATGTGCGGGTTTTTAGTAATCGCTATTGATAATGATGAATATCCCAGATTCAATGAGTTTTTAGATCAGGTACTATAAGGAGAATAAGATGAGTGATAGCAGTGAAGGAAGTCTATTAGATTCAATAATAGCTGGAGTTATAATTTTCTATTTTCTATTAGCGCTGATAATACTTTACCCTTTAGCCCCTGGTGGCATAATAGGGTTTGAGATATCTAAAGTGTTGACTGATAATAGTGATATACATAAAGTATCTATTATAGTAGGAATGGTTGTGAACTTTTTTGTATATATGGGTGTGGCTAGGGCATTTTACTTAGATGTTCATTCATTAGGTACAAAAATATATCTTTATCTGTTTAGTACAGGAGTTTTAGTACTTCTAAACACTTTTGTAGAGAATAAATTGCTGCAAACTTTTAATATAAAACTGAAAGAGACTATTCTATTTTTCTTGGACTTTGATAGGTGGTTTGTGGATAATGCTTTTGCCAATGGTCTTCTTATAGTTTTATATGGGTATGTTAGTTTTTGGATTATTGCTTTTTTGTATGGACTCTTTTTTGGTGAACCAAAGAGGAGAGGACCTAAGAAGTATATTTAGCAAAAAACTATGACTAATATTTAATAAAGTCAAATACTACATGCCACTTACGACACTATTATTTGACTTTTATATGTCACTTATGGCATAATTAATAAAAAAGGATTCATTATGCTTAGATTAGAATTAATCAATAAAACTGAACAAAGACGAAAGCAACTTAATATTACTATTGAGAATCTAGCAAAACTAAGTAATCTTGGTATAAGAACTCTGAATAGATTCTTTGCCGGTGATGATGTTAAACTAAGTACAGTTGAGAGTTTAACAAATATTCTCGGTCTTGATTTTGCAGGTAATGAGTCAGTACCACTAAAACAGTTACAAAAACAAAGAGCCAAACAAAAAGCTATCTTTATGGCATCTTTAGTTCAAAGCACTTCTGCTCTTGAGATGCAGGGTTTAGAAAAAAATAGTTTAGAGAAAATAATTCATAAATTTGAAAAAGAGTTTTTAACGGGCTCATATAAAAACAGATTGTGGGTTGCATAATGATTGACAGCACTAAGCAGATTGATGATGCAACGCCACTCAATGATATGTCAGGGTTAAAGCTCTCTCATTCAAAATCTTACACAATCAAAGAAATATATGTAAAAGAGGCAGAGAATATTGCAAATGCAACTCTAAAATATCTATCTGCACAGCCTACTAAAAAAGACGCTCCTTTTAGTTATGAGTGGCTGCTCACACTTCATATGGAAATGTTTGGCGATGTATG
Protein-coding regions in this window:
- a CDS encoding diguanylate cyclase; its protein translation is MKILKLLLLISVPIIIVGNVYLILEYKKIGQEKLNWVEHTHEVIHEANIYISAMKDIETGQRGYLLTLKDDYLEPYILGLSKAKNSFDQLKQLTSDNLSQQKRLDFIKESMNLKLDELATTIKYAKDKKIDKSFDLVKNDIGKKYMDDIRKYVKQFTKAEFKLLEKRQNEYNNYRKNITLLIISEIMVLILIAIIFFFIYKNNIQKKAHAEIKEYVRLVDKNIITSSTDLKGNITYASEAFAQISGYSKVELIGQSHSIVRHPDMPKSIYEDMWNTIKSGKTWSGEIKNRKKSGDYYWVKTSISPKYNNDNEHIGFTAIRQDISDKKMIEKISITDGLTNIYNRRHFDNLFPQIIKTSRRNNELVCFLIMDVDHFKQYNDTYGHQMGDGVLIDLATVLTNNLKRDDDYCFRLGGEEFGVLFKSDSKQKAEIIANKLRESIEDLKIEHKGNSASSFVTASVGLVCLKAQDIVDEAQVYKMADDLLYQAKENGRNKVCINKHTDKDI
- a CDS encoding EAL domain-containing protein → MANTRNNIILVIFSTIAIPIILGQLLNRYVPITFISIPIHSGLEVAGGVIAVVISIIFYMKYRKQSVLTHFNWATTALLAMGIIDIFHASVMPGKMFVWLHSVAVFFGGIFFISVWLKEIEVSKKTYNFIPIVFIVFSILISILSIVFSQYIPEMINHDKTFTTTANILNVIGGIGFFIASIKFLIIYSKTQEIEDILFAGLSMLFGIAGILFVSSVVWDIQWWLWHVLRLSAYIIAFYFLYTEYQKEIEEVDSANINLINTTKELKNSISFFESFQNVTNEGNLVSKSDLHGNIIYVNDNFCKTTGYTREEVIGKPHNIIRHPDNDSSIFKDLWDTIQEKKTWKATVKNRTKDGGYYWVDTNISPILDNDGEIIEYVAIRHDITELINQRDEIERSSQTDTLTGLGNRFKLINDIRDSKSTSLSLSLINIDNFREVNDFYGHRFGDFVIIEFANRLSDYFFGIKNKSLYRIQGDEFAVLNYIDDRDTFIGKIYSIVDEISAKDFMIQDEEISLQMTAVLSFEDDKNTLFTTADMSMKIARRERKNLLIYNKSLTLDKEYENNLNWTKKLKNAIKEDRLVAFYQPIVNNHTQKWEKYESLIRMIDEDGKVISPYFFLDIAKRTKNYIEITKIVITQSFEVFKDSDAEFSVNLTIQDIMDDSLKEFLFQKLEEYKIGNRVVFEIVESEGIDNFDTVLDFIREVKECGCKIAIDDFGTGYSNFEYLLQLKADYIKLDGSMIKNLDTDFDTRAVVSTIVDFAKKMNMKTIAEFVKDETIESIVKDMGIDYSQGFYFSEPTEIPNIKK
- a CDS encoding helix-turn-helix domain-containing protein; translation: MLRLELINKTEQRRKQLNITIENLAKLSNLGIRTLNRFFAGDDVKLSTVESLTNILGLDFAGNESVPLKQLQKQRAKQKAIFMASLVQSTSALEMQGLEKNSLEKIIHKFEKEFLTGSYKNRLWVA